One window from the genome of Mucilaginibacter ginsenosidivorans encodes:
- a CDS encoding M56 family metallopeptidase has translation MKTFWTPYISDHTINAICWTLIHSLWIGLAAALLTGLVITFTRKSAAALRYRLLCGILVLFVAAAGITFYIQMRFGTPVQLSPGKNIVIIGPVSAVGTDSAAPATHTSLFTGLTTLIKQNTSIIFLVWLLFFVLKSLKMVSGLLYIQRIRNYKVHVVAGEVKQKVQQFSEQLGISRAVRLMQSELVKVPVAVGWLKPVILLPVGIVLQLSAEQLESILWHELAHIRRRDYLVNILQGLVETVFFFNPALLWLSSLIRAEREACCDDMVLSRMNRKANYLEALLAFGYEDTSRTSLVMSIGSGSQLRDRLKRMVSQENKRLSIAEKAVLAASLILLSAFTALPKADNAVQYLSHLILKNPVKAALAKHRAVGTAAKKQPVFNYAAQHSGDTTIKKHDTTIHITSVLYSKNNADPANTEMSVKDDKGDIYDMVVANNKLTSLRINGTKVDDSKLADYDHIVREVNQQVAEKRRFMADDMAGFKPMSSKAKFKMKDWADTGKVKLRLGWTKPDSGFTKLKLLSDKPFPQKMTKQEWLGLRLQQDSAGYTADQVRANAVIADLVAEKVVASATAVKWFGLSNDELIVNGQKQPDALHDKLKAKYGISEDNGLYYGPVKMTGKGVFVDDEPHIKFQQHSLQKLMLKQQQFAMNDMKFKPMPKKMWAPDKQFMMKQKNLLKLDQQHNGFFKSNFSLNEVISSVTDDLVGENVIKDKSDLSSFKLTNTFLMVNGKKQPDDIHEKLKEKYLDQPGYSMDRQITRDPHFGIHYTKSGSMGIGIDVDRDDP, from the coding sequence ATGAAAACATTCTGGACGCCGTATATTTCGGATCACACCATTAACGCCATTTGCTGGACACTGATCCATTCGCTTTGGATAGGTTTGGCCGCAGCCCTGCTAACCGGGCTCGTGATTACCTTTACCCGTAAATCGGCCGCCGCGTTACGCTACCGGTTGCTGTGTGGTATCCTGGTGCTTTTTGTAGCGGCGGCGGGTATTACATTTTATATACAAATGCGTTTTGGAACCCCGGTGCAATTATCGCCCGGAAAAAACATCGTAATCATCGGTCCGGTTAGTGCCGTTGGCACAGATTCTGCGGCTCCGGCTACTCACACGAGCCTTTTTACAGGGCTAACTACGCTTATTAAGCAAAATACGAGCATCATTTTCCTGGTATGGCTGCTGTTTTTCGTATTGAAGAGCCTGAAAATGGTAAGCGGGCTGCTGTATATACAGCGCATACGCAATTATAAAGTGCACGTTGTTGCCGGAGAAGTTAAACAGAAGGTACAACAATTCAGCGAACAACTGGGAATAAGCAGGGCGGTCAGGCTGATGCAATCCGAGTTGGTTAAAGTACCTGTAGCGGTAGGCTGGCTGAAGCCGGTTATCCTGCTGCCGGTGGGCATTGTGTTGCAATTATCGGCCGAACAATTGGAAAGCATTTTATGGCACGAACTGGCGCATATCCGTCGCCGTGATTATCTGGTGAATATTTTGCAGGGACTGGTGGAGACGGTATTCTTTTTTAACCCCGCATTGCTGTGGCTGTCGTCGCTTATTCGCGCCGAAAGGGAGGCCTGCTGCGACGATATGGTACTGAGCCGCATGAACCGTAAAGCCAATTACCTGGAGGCATTGCTCGCTTTTGGATATGAAGATACCAGCCGCACAAGCCTGGTTATGAGTATAGGATCGGGTAGCCAGTTGCGCGACCGTTTAAAAAGGATGGTGAGCCAGGAAAATAAAAGGTTAAGTATTGCGGAGAAGGCAGTGCTTGCCGCAAGCCTTATCTTGCTGTCGGCGTTTACGGCACTACCCAAAGCCGATAATGCCGTGCAATATCTGTCGCACCTCATTTTAAAAAACCCGGTAAAAGCCGCTTTGGCAAAACATCGAGCTGTCGGCACGGCTGCAAAAAAACAGCCGGTTTTTAACTACGCCGCACAACATTCAGGGGATACGACCATCAAAAAGCACGATACAACGATACATATCACAAGTGTTTTGTATAGTAAGAACAATGCCGACCCGGCGAATACAGAAATGAGCGTCAAAGATGATAAAGGGGATATTTATGACATGGTGGTTGCCAATAATAAGCTTACGTCCCTGCGTATCAACGGTACCAAAGTTGATGATAGCAAACTGGCGGATTACGACCATATTGTACGGGAGGTTAATCAACAGGTTGCGGAAAAGAGGCGGTTTATGGCCGATGATATGGCCGGCTTTAAGCCGATGTCATCCAAGGCTAAATTTAAAATGAAGGATTGGGCCGATACCGGCAAAGTGAAACTTCGCCTGGGCTGGACCAAACCCGATTCTGGCTTCACAAAATTGAAGTTGTTATCTGATAAACCCTTTCCACAAAAGATGACAAAGCAGGAGTGGCTTGGGTTGAGATTACAGCAGGACAGCGCCGGCTACACTGCCGACCAGGTAAGGGCCAATGCGGTGATTGCCGACCTGGTAGCAGAGAAGGTAGTAGCCAGCGCTACGGCTGTAAAATGGTTCGGGTTAAGCAATGATGAACTGATAGTGAACGGTCAGAAACAGCCTGATGCTTTGCACGACAAACTTAAAGCGAAATACGGCATAAGTGAAGATAACGGACTGTATTACGGGCCTGTTAAAATGACGGGTAAAGGAGTATTTGTTGATGACGAACCGCATATAAAATTCCAGCAGCACAGCCTGCAGAAGCTTATGCTGAAACAGCAGCAATTTGCTATGAACGACATGAAATTTAAGCCGATGCCCAAAAAAATGTGGGCGCCCGACAAACAATTTATGATGAAGCAGAAAAACCTGCTAAAGCTTGACCAGCAGCACAACGGTTTCTTCAAGTCAAATTTCTCATTAAACGAAGTTATATCATCGGTAACGGACGACCTGGTTGGTGAAAATGTGATCAAAGATAAAAGCGACCTTTCGTCGTTCAAATTAACCAATACCTTTTTGATGGTTAACGGTAAGAAGCAACCTGATGATATTCACGAAAAGCTGAAAGAAAAATACCTCGACCAGCCCGGCTACTCAATGGACCGGCAGATAACGCGCGATCCGCATTTCGGCATACATTATACAAAAAGCGGCAGCATGGGCATCGGTATTGATGTAGACCGGGACGATCCTTAA
- a CDS encoding BlaI/MecI/CopY family transcriptional regulator — translation MKSSKQENNTSEPTKSELEILQVLWQYGPSTVRFVNDKLNEQKREVNYMSTQKLMLIMLDKGFVTKDASQMTHIYKAAVDENKTKGFLLDRVVDNLFNGSASSLMMQLLGNKKISPEEMEEFKELIKKIDQKS, via the coding sequence ATGAAATCATCTAAACAGGAAAATAACACTTCAGAACCAACCAAATCGGAATTGGAAATACTACAGGTGTTATGGCAATACGGGCCGTCGACCGTGAGATTTGTGAATGATAAGCTGAACGAGCAAAAGCGCGAGGTGAATTACATGTCGACCCAAAAGCTGATGCTGATCATGCTTGATAAAGGTTTTGTTACAAAAGACGCAAGCCAGATGACCCATATTTATAAGGCAGCGGTTGACGAAAATAAAACCAAGGGTTTCCTGCTCGATAGGGTGGTGGATAACCTGTTCAACGGGTCGGCAAGCAGCCTGATGATGCAATTGCTGGGCAATAAGAAAATATCGCCCGAAGAAATGGAAGAATTTAAAGAATTGATCAAAAAGATCGACCAAAAATCATAA
- the pth gene encoding aminoacyl-tRNA hydrolase — protein sequence MKYLIVGLGNIGQEYADTRHNIGFMVLDELAKQENVGFYNMRLGYYTEVPYKGRTLCLVKPTTYMNLSGKALNYWMQELKVPIENVLVIVDDIALPLGTLRLKPKGSAAGHNGLKHIEMTLGHNNYARLRFGVSDNFPKGRQVDYVLSGFDDDELPELPALIERSIEMIKSFATAGTELTMTRYNK from the coding sequence ATGAAATATCTCATCGTCGGTTTAGGGAACATAGGACAGGAATATGCTGATACACGGCATAATATCGGCTTTATGGTGCTGGATGAGCTGGCCAAACAGGAAAATGTGGGGTTTTATAATATGCGGCTTGGATATTATACCGAAGTTCCGTACAAGGGACGGACGCTTTGCCTGGTGAAACCGACTACCTATATGAACCTGAGCGGCAAAGCCCTGAATTACTGGATGCAGGAGCTGAAAGTGCCCATAGAAAATGTACTGGTGATAGTAGATGATATTGCGCTTCCGCTCGGAACATTGCGGCTAAAACCCAAAGGCAGCGCCGCAGGGCACAATGGCCTGAAGCATATCGAAATGACCCTCGGGCATAATAACTACGCCAGGCTGCGTTTTGGTGTCAGCGATAACTTTCCAAAAGGCCGGCAGGTGGATTATGTGCTGAGTGGTTTCGATGATGACGAATTACCTGAATTACCCGCGCTGATAGAACGTTCTATCGAAATGATCAAAAGCTTTGCTACTGCTGGTACTGAACTAACCATGACCCGGTATAATAAATAG
- a CDS encoding 50S ribosomal protein L25/general stress protein Ctc, whose protein sequence is MKSIAISGSPRENVGKRDAKELRYQGLVPAVLYGGTTQTHFAVSAADLKPVIYTPVVHFIDITVAGKTTQAIVQDIQFHPLTEQILHVDFLQLDEKKPIAIEIPIRLTGTSPGVKMGGKLVQKLRKLRIKALPKDHLDNIDVSIEGLEVGKSVRVSDLSFDKLVITNAKEDTIVSVTTSRALRQAEQEAAGKK, encoded by the coding sequence ATGAAATCAATTGCTATTAGCGGTTCTCCAAGAGAGAACGTAGGGAAACGCGACGCTAAGGAACTGCGCTACCAGGGTTTGGTGCCTGCAGTACTTTACGGTGGGACAACCCAAACCCACTTTGCAGTGTCCGCAGCTGATTTGAAGCCGGTAATTTATACCCCGGTTGTTCATTTCATCGACATTACCGTTGCCGGTAAAACAACACAGGCTATCGTACAGGACATCCAGTTCCATCCGTTGACCGAGCAGATACTGCACGTCGACTTTTTGCAACTGGACGAAAAGAAACCTATCGCCATCGAGATCCCGATCCGTTTGACCGGAACTTCGCCTGGTGTTAAAATGGGTGGTAAACTGGTACAGAAACTGCGCAAACTGCGTATCAAAGCTTTGCCAAAAGATCACCTGGATAACATCGACGTAAGTATCGAAGGCTTGGAAGTGGGTAAATCTGTTCGTGTAAGCGACCTGAGCTTTGACAAACTGGTTATTACCAACGCCAAAGAAGATACCATTGTATCTGTAACTACCTCGCGTGCATTGCGCCAGGCCGAGCAGGAAGCTGCAGGTAAAAAATAA
- a CDS encoding ribose-phosphate pyrophosphokinase — protein sequence MPVQFNPIKLFAGSATTELADKIAKAYGKELGEVDVSRFSDGEFQPHFNETVRGCDVFLIQSTCPPTDNLMELLMMIDAARRASAHYVTAVIPYYGLARQDRKDRPRVAIGSKLVANLLVAAGINRIMTMDLHAAQIQGFFDIPVDHLDASIIFVPYIKSLALESLTIASPDMGGSYRARSFAKFFNAEVVICDKRRKRANEIESMTLIGDVTDQDIVLIDDICDTAGTLAKAAGLIMERGARSVRAVCTHPVLSGKAYETIENSVLTELIVTDTIPLKHESKKIKVLSTAELFAKAILNVNEHGSISQLFKVD from the coding sequence ATGCCAGTACAATTTAACCCGATCAAATTATTTGCCGGTTCGGCCACTACCGAACTTGCAGACAAAATTGCCAAAGCTTATGGCAAAGAATTGGGGGAAGTTGACGTATCACGTTTCAGCGACGGTGAATTTCAGCCGCATTTCAACGAGACGGTACGCGGATGCGACGTGTTCTTAATACAATCGACATGCCCGCCGACTGACAACCTGATGGAACTGCTGATGATGATCGATGCTGCGCGACGCGCATCGGCGCATTATGTTACTGCGGTTATCCCGTATTACGGGCTGGCACGGCAGGACAGGAAAGACAGGCCGCGTGTAGCGATAGGTTCAAAACTGGTTGCCAATTTGCTGGTTGCCGCAGGCATCAACCGTATTATGACCATGGACCTGCACGCAGCGCAGATACAGGGCTTTTTCGATATTCCGGTTGACCATTTGGACGCGTCCATCATATTTGTACCGTATATCAAGAGCCTGGCGCTTGAAAGCCTGACTATCGCATCGCCTGATATGGGCGGATCGTACAGGGCAAGAAGCTTTGCCAAGTTCTTTAATGCCGAGGTGGTGATATGCGACAAGCGCCGTAAACGGGCCAACGAGATAGAATCCATGACCCTGATAGGTGATGTAACCGACCAGGATATTGTGCTGATAGATGATATTTGCGACACTGCAGGCACACTGGCAAAAGCTGCGGGCCTGATCATGGAGCGCGGAGCGCGCAGCGTAAGGGCCGTATGTACGCACCCGGTTTTATCGGGTAAGGCTTACGAGACGATAGAAAACTCGGTGCTTACAGAATTGATCGTAACAGATACTATTCCGCTGAAGCACGAAAGTAAGAAGATAAAAGTATTGTCGACGGCGGAATTGTTTGCCAAAGCGATACTGAATGTGAACGAACACGGCTCTATAAGCCAGTTGTTTAAGGTAGACTGA
- a CDS encoding acetyl-CoA carboxylase carboxyltransferase subunit alpha, which yields MKITFDFEKPLADLQAQIDKVQQVEEKTKVDMSATINELQEKFETTKTQIYSNLTGWQRVQISRHPERPYTLQYLELMCDDFIELHGDRTVGDDKAIIGGFGSINGETAMFIGHQKGRNTKDRQYRNFGMANPEGYRKALRLMKLAEKFNKPVITLIDTPGAFPGLEAEERGQGEAIARNLLEMSVLRVPVICVIIGEGASGGALGLAIGDKVFMLENSWYSVISPENCSTILWKTWENKEKAAEVLKLSSPEMLKNKLIDGVIKEPMGGAHQDPVAMATILKKHLIKDLKELKAKDVDQLVTERIDKFCAMGVVVED from the coding sequence ATGAAGATCACTTTTGATTTTGAAAAGCCTTTGGCCGATCTGCAAGCGCAGATAGATAAGGTGCAGCAGGTTGAAGAAAAGACCAAGGTAGATATGTCTGCAACTATTAATGAGTTGCAGGAGAAATTTGAAACTACCAAAACCCAGATATACTCGAATTTGACGGGTTGGCAGCGTGTCCAGATATCCCGCCACCCCGAAAGGCCCTATACCCTGCAATATCTTGAACTGATGTGCGACGATTTTATCGAACTGCACGGCGACCGTACGGTAGGGGACGATAAGGCGATCATAGGTGGTTTTGGGTCTATCAATGGCGAGACCGCCATGTTCATCGGTCACCAGAAGGGCCGCAACACCAAGGACAGGCAATACCGTAATTTTGGTATGGCTAATCCCGAAGGTTACCGCAAAGCGCTGCGCCTGATGAAGCTGGCCGAGAAATTCAATAAGCCTGTTATTACCCTGATAGATACCCCCGGAGCGTTCCCCGGTCTTGAAGCCGAAGAACGCGGGCAGGGCGAAGCCATCGCACGCAACCTGCTCGAAATGTCGGTGCTGCGTGTGCCTGTCATTTGTGTCATCATCGGCGAAGGGGCATCGGGCGGTGCACTTGGCCTCGCGATTGGCGACAAGGTATTTATGCTTGAAAATTCGTGGTACTCGGTTATCTCGCCCGAGAACTGTTCCACCATTCTTTGGAAAACCTGGGAAAATAAAGAAAAAGCGGCCGAGGTATTAAAACTGAGCTCGCCTGAAATGCTTAAAAATAAGCTGATAGACGGTGTAATAAAAGAGCCTATGGGCGGCGCGCACCAGGACCCTGTGGCTATGGCCACTATCCTGAAAAAGCACCTGATCAAAGATCTGAAAGAATTGAAAGCCAAAGATGTTGATCAGCTGGTAACCGAAAGGATAGATAAATTTTGCGCGATGGGCGTGGTTGTTGAGGACTAG